A region of Cucumis melo cultivar AY chromosome 2, USDA_Cmelo_AY_1.0, whole genome shotgun sequence DNA encodes the following proteins:
- the LOC103492072 gene encoding glucan endo-1,3-beta-glucosidase-like, which translates to MEPIIKFLAKNGSPLLANVYPYFVYTEINKTISLDYALFMQSPALVISDGNFKYNSLFESMVDALYVALEKSGGAEVSIVIFESSWPSGGGNSATIENAGTYYKNLISFVRNGTPRRPRRAIETYLFAMFDENLKSLEMEKHFGLFTPDKKSKYQLSYS; encoded by the coding sequence ATGGAACCAATTATCAAGTTTCTGGCTAAGAATGGTTCACCACTTCTTGCTAATGTGTATCCCTACTTTGTTTACACTGAGATCAATAAAACCATCAGCCTTGACTATGCTTTGTTCATGCAATCGCCTGCTCTTGTGATTAGTGATGGAAATTTTAAGTACAACAGTCTTTTTGAATCAATGGTTGATGCTCTTTATGTAGCACTTGAGAAGTCTGGTGGAGCCGAAGTGTCGATCGTGATATTCGAGAGCAGTTGGCCATCAGGTGGAGGCAACAGTGCAACAATAGAGAATGCAGGTACGTACTACAAAAATTTGATTAGCTTTGTTCGGAATGGGACGCCGAGGAGGCCGAGAAGAGCTATTGAAACATATCTGTTTGCTATGTTTGATGAGAACTTGAAGTCTCTTGAAATGGAGAAACATTTTGGTCTATTCACACCtgataagaaatcaaaataCCAACTTAGTTATAGTTAA
- the LOC103492011 gene encoding glucan endo-1,3-beta-glucosidase-like, translated as MRNIYSAIVEANLEDQIKVSTVISANLLGCSYPPSEASFSREANELMEPIVCFLVENASPLLANLYPYYTYMSGSFTLDYALFNGPSVVKDGKFDYHNVIEVMVDAIYAALEKCGGPNVSIVVSESGWPSAGDAITKVENGVAGSYYSNLIKFVQGRTQRRPGRAIETYLFAMFDENLRSSVVEKHFGLFTYDQKHKYVTNLNFSLY; from the coding sequence ATGAGAAACATTTATAGTGCAATTGTTGAAGCCAATCTAGAGGATCAAATCAAGGTCTCCACAGTAATTTCTGCTAACTTGTTGGGGTGCTCTTATCCTCCTTCTGAAGCCTCATTTAGCAGAGAGGCTAATGAATTGATGGAACCAATTGTTTGCTTTCTTGTTGAGAATGCTTCACCATTACTTGCTAATCTATATCCCTACTATACTTACATGTCTGGATCATTCACTCTTGACTATGCTTTGTTCAACGGGCCCTCGGTTGTGAAAGATGGCAAATTTGATTACCACAACGTTATCGAAGTGATGGTTGATGCTATTTATGCAGCGCTTGAAAAGTGTGGTGGCCCGAATGTGTCGATTGTGGTATCGGAGAGCGGTTGGCCATCGGCTGGAGATGCTATTACTAAGGTTGAAAATGGAGTAGCAGGTTCTTACTATAGtaatttgattaaatttgtTCAAGGTAGGACTCAAAGAAGGCCTGGAAGAGCTATTGAAACATATTTGTTTGCTATGTTTGATGAAAATTTGAGGTCTTCTGTTGTGGAAAAACATTTTGGTTTATTCACATATGACCAAAAGCATAAGTACGTAACTAATCTTAACTTTTCCCTTTATTGA